A window of the Aspergillus flavus chromosome 6, complete sequence genome harbors these coding sequences:
- a CDS encoding RNA polymerase III, large subunit (DNA-directed RNA polymerase III subunit RPO31), which translates to MQPPEGVQVDLGKAQVIDRAPKVIKELKFGVLSNDDIVSQGVVEVSDRKFFDLDRDRSVVAHGPLDSRMGVSSKTASCQTCGGALQVCNGHFGHVKLVLPSFHVGYFKRVITILQEICKECSHILLPEGERRAFLREMRRPGLDNLRRLQIAKRINERCRKTRNCDRCGATNGVVKKAGTSALKITHDKFRAFNASTSMKKIPPPSKIVFDRSFEEARSHNPEVEKHHKKAQDDMNALRVLNLFKRISDTDCELLGLDPKEARPEMFLWQYIPAPPVCIRPSVGQDASSTEDDLTAKLGDIVQSNINLKNALLKGAPVQTIMECWDYMQLQIAVYINSDVPGLNKADLGKPIRGFVQRLKGKQGRFRGNLSGKRVDFSGRTVISPDPNLRVDEVAVPELVAKNMTYPEVVTRYNKEKLQQRVRNGTKKWPGANYLVKKGSTFKTFLKYGSLNMIADQLQEGDVVERHIEDGDIVLFNRQPSLHKLSILSHFAKVRPHRTFRLNECVCNPYNADFDGDEMNLHVPQTEEARAEAMELMGVKNNLATPKNGEPIISAIQDFISAAYILSSKDNFFDRRSFTQICLYMLGPETRFDLPPPAVLKPQMLWTGKQVFNILMRPNKDDPVMVNLDAACREYKPPKDGRPKDLDPKDGWLVIRNSEVMCGVMDKATIGSGKKDNVFYVMLRDFGPPAAAEGMNRLSRLSARWFTNMGFSIGITDVYPSEKLLQSKHDLVETAYAQCDEVIAQYKAGTLETFPGCDELQTMENKLSGILSKVRQQAGDECIAQLSKYNSPLIMATSGSKGSSINVSQMVALVGQQIIGGQRVQDGFQDRTLPHFPKNARQPPSKGFVRNSFFSGLEPYEFIFHAMSGREGLVDTAVKTAETGYMSRRLMKSLEDLSSRYDDTVRNSSGHIVQFQYGDDKLDPVDMEGKAKPVHFDRTFIHSEATTYDNDERSLQPAEIMEVCEEMLSKERAKLVRKDLLDVELGYMDRSNHGVDQFESARDFLESIQQYVSTKADKLISRGGDIDPSDERSQQGLNHTGKLTEKTLRTFISACLMKYKKAQVEPGHAVGAVGAQSIGEPGTQMTLKTFHFAGVAGMSITQGVPRIKEIINASKEISTPVVSCELVTKDNVIAARIVKGRIEKTYLRDITHYVRETWTGKEAYITVKINWKTIQDLALELKIQDILAAIKNHRRFKSDDLKFRCQRSHIHIYMDVDPASKLGLSKTEIAATSADPFLRLKHLKRLLPDIQVLGHPQAYRAIIRTDDTSTTNTLLVEGYGLRACMNTIGVDGLRTSTNNVMEMREVLGIEAARTTIVREISEVMKDMDIDPRHMQLLADVMTYKGEVLGITRFGLAKMRDSVLQLASFEKTADHLFDAGGAGRTDLVEGVSECIIMGKTVSLGTGAMEVVRRMNFFEGQIGARKTTFEDTWNNVCEAPLKSKKRART; encoded by the exons ATGCAGCCTCCGGAAGGTGTGCAGGTCGACCTGGGCAAGGCCCAGGTCATTGACCGTGCTCCTAAAGTTATTAAGGAACTGAAATTTGGTGTTCT GTCGAACGATGATATTGTCAGCCAAGGCGTAGTCGAGGTCTCCGACCGGAAGTTCTTTGACCTTGATCGTGATAGATCGGTTGTTGCCCATGGCCCCCTCGATTCGCGCATGGGTGTATCGAGCAAAACCGCATCCTGTCAAACTTGTGGAGGTGCCCTTCAAGTCTGTAATGGCCATTTCGGCCACGTGAAACTCGTCCTGCCCTCTTTTCATGTAGGGTACTTCAAGCGTGTCATCACCATCTTGCAGGAGATCTGCAAAGAATGTTCGCACATTTTGCTCCCGGAAGGAGAACGCCGTGCTTTTCTTCGTGAAATGCGACGCCCGGGCTTGGATAATTTGAGAAGGTTGCAAATAGCGAAGCGCATCAACGAACGTTGCCGTAAGACTCGGAATTGTGACAGGTGCGGTGCCACCAACGGTGTAGTCAAGAAGGCTGGAACAAGCGCACTCAAAATCACGCACGATAAATTCCGTGCCTTCAATGCCTCTACCtctatgaagaagatcccCCCTCCCAGCAAGATTGTTTTCGATCGATCGTTCGAGGAAGCCAGGAGCCATAATCCGGAAGTTGAAAAACATCACAAAAAAGCGCAGGATGATATGAATGCCTTGCGTGTTCTAAACCTCTTCAAGAGAATTTCCGATACGGACTGCGAACTGTTGGGATTGGATCCGAAGGAAGCCAGGCCCGAAATGTTTCTCTGGCAGTATATCCCTGCACCCCCTGTGTGTATCCGTCCTTCCGTAGGCCAAGACGCTTCCTCCACCGAGGATGACCTGACTGCCAAGTTGGGTGATATTGTCCAGAGTAACATCAATCTTAAGAACGCACTACTCAAGGGTGCCCCCGTCCAGACCATCATGGAATGCTGGGACTACATGCAGCTTCAGATTGCGGTCTATATCAACAGTGACGTTCCTGGTTTGAACAAGGCAGACTTGGGCAAGCCCATACGAGGTTTTGTACAACGACTGAAAGGAAAGCAGGGACGATTTCGTGGTAATTTGTCAGGAAAGCGTGTTGATTTCTCTGGTCGAACTGTCATTTCACCCGATCCGAATTTGCGAGTCGATGAAGTCGCGGTTCCCGAGCTAGTGGCGAAGAACATGACTTATCCTGAGGTGGTCACACGGTACAAcaaggagaagctgcagcAGAGAGTTCGGAACGGAACCAAAAAGTGGCCAGGAGCGAACTACCTTGTCAAGAAAGGCTCAACCTTCAAAACCTTCCTCAAGTACGGTAGTCTCAACATGATTGCCGATCAGCTGCAGGAGGGAGACGTCGTCGAGCGCCATATCGAGGACGGTGACATTGTACTTTTCAACCGTCAGCCCTCTCTTCACAAGCTCAGTATTCTTTCCCACTTTGCCAAAGTCCGCCCTCACAGAACTTTTCGTTTGAACGAGTGTGTCTGTAACCCATACAATGCCGATTTCGACGGAGACGAGATGAATTTGCACGTACCCCAGACTGAAGAAGCAAGAGCCGAAGCCATGGAGTTGATGGGCGTGAAAAACAATCTGGCAACGCCTAAGAACGGTGAACCCATCATTTCCGCCATCCAAGATTTCATCAGTGCTGCGTACATCTTGAGTAGTAAGGATAATTTCTTCGATCGGCGCTCGTTCACGCAGATATGCCTTTACATGCTTGGCCCGGAAACTCGTTTCGACCTTCCTCCACCCGCAGTGCTCAAGCCACAGATGCTGTGGACCGGAAAGCAAGTTTTCAATATTCTCATGCGTCCCAACAAGGACGATCCTGTAATGGTCAACTTGGATGCTGCATGCAGAGAATACAAGCCCCCCAAGGATGGCCGCCCGAAAGATCTGGACCCGAAAGACGGGTGGCTCGTCATTCGTAATTCGGAGGTCATGTGTGGTGTGATGGACAAAGCTACTATTGGTTCAGGAAAGAAGGACAATGTCTTTTATGTTATGCTGAGAGATTTCGgtcctccagcagcagcagagggCATGAATCGCTTGTCGAGGCTATCCGCGCGTTGGTTTACAAACATGGGTTTCTCCATCGGTATCACAGACGTATACCCTAGCGAGAAGCTACTACAGTCGAAGCATGACCTGGTCGAAACGGCATATGCACAGTGTGACGAAGTCATTGCCCAATACAAGGCGGGTACCCTGGAGACGTTCCCTGGATGTGACGAGTTGCAAACTATGGAGAATAAGCTCTCTGGTATTCTCAGTAAGGTCCGACAGCAGGCTGGTGACGAATGTATCGCCCAGCTCAGCAAGTACAACTCTCCTTTGATCATGGCTACGTCTGGATCCAAGGGTTCAAGTATCAACGTGTCCCAGATGGTTGCCCTCGTCGGTCAGCAAATTATTGGTGGTCAACGTGTGCAGGACGGTTTCCAAGATAGAACACTGCCTCATTTTCCAAAGAATGCTCGTCAACCCCCTTCGAAGGGTTTCGTTCGCAACAGTTTCTTTTCTGGCTTGGAGCCCTATGAGTTTATTTTCCACGCCATGTCCGGTCGTGAAGGTCTGGTCGATACAGCCGTCAAAACCGCCGAAACTGGTTACATGTCGCGTCGCTTGATGAAGTCCTTGGAAGATCTCTCTTCGCGGTACGATGATACTGTGCGGAACTCTTCCGGCCATATCGTTCAGTTCCAGTACGGTGATGACAAGCTGGATCCCGTAGATATGGAGGGCAAGGCTAAGCCTGTTCATTTCGATCGGACGTTCATTCACTCCGAAGCGACCACCTATGATAACGACGAGCGCAGCTTGCAGCCCGCAGAGATCATGGAAGTGTGTGAAGAGATGCTCTCAAAGGAACGCGCTAAATTGGTCCGGAAAGATCTGCTCGACGTTGAACTCGGCTACATGGACCGGTCTAACCACGGTGTTGACCAGTTTGAAAGTGCACGCGACTTCCTCGAGTCTATCCAGCAATACGTTTCCACCAAGGCAGACAAATTGATCTCCCGAGGCGGTGACATTGATCCCTCCGATGAGAGGAGTCAGCAGGGCTTGAACCATACAGGCAAGTTGACCGAGAAGACGCTCAGGACCTTTATCTCTGCCTGTTTGATGAAATACAAGAAGGCTCAGGTGGAGCCCGGTCATGCGGTTGGTGCTGTTGGTGCCCAGTCTATTGGTGAACCCGGTACTCAGATGACCTTGAAGACTTTCCATTTTGCTGGTGTCGCTGGTATGAGTATCACTCAGGGTGTTCCTCGTATTAAGGAAATTATCAACGCTTCCAAGGAAATCAGTACACCCGTCGTGTCTTGCGAACTGGTAACCAAGGACAATGTCATTGCGGCTCGGATTGTAAAGGGACGTATTGAGAAGACGTATCTCAGGGATATCACCCACTACGTCCGAGAGACCTGGACTGGCAAAGAGGCATACATCACCGTTAAGATTAACTGGAAGACCATCCAAGACTTGGCACTCGAATTGAAAATCCAGGATATCCTTGCTGCCATCAAGAACCATAGACGCTTCAAGTCCGATGACTTGAAGTTCCGCTGCCAGCGGTCACATATTCATATCTATATGGATGTGGATCCTGCTAGCAAGCTCGGCCTTTCGAAGACGGAAATTGCCGCGACGAGTGCTGATCCTTTCCTGCGTTTGAAGCATCTCAAACGCCTACTTCCCGACATCCAGGTTCTCGGTCACCCTCAAGCCTACCGTGCGATTATTCGGACGGATGACACGTCGACTACTAACACGCTCCTTGTGGAAGGTTACGGTCTTCGGGCATGTATGAACACGATTGGTGTTGACGGCCTTCGCACGTCTACCAATAACGTGATGGAGATGCGCGAAGTTCTTGGTATTGAAGCCGCCCGGACGACCATTGTTCGTGAAATCAGCGAGGTGATGAAGGACATGGACATTGATCCTCGACACATGCAGCTTCTTGCTGATGTCATGACCTACAAGGGTGAGGTTCTGGGTATTACGCGATTCGGTCTTGCCAAGATGCGTGACTCTGTTCTTCAGCTGGCCTCGTTCGAGAAGACCGCCGATCATCTGTTCGACGCTGGTGGAGCAGGCCGTACCGACCTTGTCGAGGGTGTCTCGGAGTGTATTATTATGGGCAAAACGGTGTCTCTAGGAACCGGTGCCATGGAAGTGGTCCGTCGGATGAATTTCTTCGAAGGCCAGATTGGAGCCAGGAAGACCACATTTGAAGACACTTGGAATAACGTCTGCGAAGCGCCTCtcaagtcgaagaagagagcTCGGACGTGA
- a CDS encoding elongation factor-type GTP-binding protein: MRGCLQLARWLSAGPKCPAASLPKAPSGLYNTIRSFTSSAQLASRARAAASKPASDLETRIAQIPIDRYRNFCIVAHVDHGKSTLSDRLLELTGTIQPGSNKQVLDKLDVERERGITVKAQTCTMIYNHNGEDYLLHLVDTPGHVDFRAEVSRSYASCGGALLLVDASQGIQAQTVANFYLAFAQGLELIPVINKVDLPSAEPEKALQQMKTSFELDTENAVMVSAKTGLNVEQLLPTVVEKIPAPVGDTQKPLRMLLVDSWYDSYKGVICLVRIFDGEVRAGDQLVSFATGIKYYVGEVGIMYPTETSQTVLRAGQVGYIFFNPGMKRSQEAKIGDTYTKVGSEKAVEPLPGFEEPKAMVFVAAYPVDADHFEHLEDSINQLMLNDRSITVQKESSEALGAGFRLGFLGTLHCSVFEDRLRQEHGASIIITPPSVPVKVMWKDGREEIVTSPARFPEEDDLRSKVAEIHEPYVLATLTFPDEYLGKVIELCEANRGVQQTLEYFTSTQVILKYELPLAQLVDDFFGKLKGSTKGYATLDYEESAWQPSNIVKLQLLVNKAPVDAVARVVHYSQIERLGRKWVTKFKQHVDRQLFEVVIQAAVGRKVIARETVKPYRKDVLAKLHASDVSRRRKLLEKQKEGRKRLRAVGNVVIEQKAFQNFLAK, translated from the exons ATGCGAGGATGCCTGCAGTTAGCCAGATGGCTGAGCGCAGGGCCGAAATGCCCGGCGGCAAGCCTTCCCAAGGCGCCATCCGGCCTCTATAACACCATCCGGTCTTTCACTAGTTCCGCCCAGCTGGCATCGCGAGCCAGAGCCGCGGCGAGCAAACCCGCCTCCGATCTTGAAACGAGAATCGCGCAAATCCCGATCGACCGATACCGCAACTTCTGTATCGTCGCTCACGTTGACCATGGAAAGAGTACCCTCTCCGACCGACTGCTCGAACTCACGGGCACCATCCAGCCGGGATCCAATAAGCAAGTGTTAGACAAACTCGATGTCGAACGGGAACGAGGTATCACAGTGAAGGCACAAACATGTACTATGATATATAATCATAACGGAGAGGATTATCTGTTGCATCTTGTCGATACACCAGGACACGTGGATTTTCGTGCAGAGGTTTCGCGCAGTTATGCCAGTTGCGGAGGAGCATTGCTTTTGGTCGATGCCAGCCAGGGTATCCAGGCACAGACCGTCGCAAACTTCTATCTGGCTTTCGCGCAGGGCTTAGAGTTGATCCCCGTCATCAACAAAGTAGACTTGCCATCGGCCGAACCGGAGAAGGCTCTCCAACAAATGAAAACGTCGTTTGAATTGGACACGGAAAATGCGGTGATGGTTTCTGCTAAAACGGGTCTGAATGTTGAGCAATTGCTTCCTACTGTGGTGGAGAAGATCCCAGC GCCTGTGGGAGATACTCAGAAGCCCCTACGTATGTTACTCGTCGACTCCTGGTACGATTCCTACAAAGGTGTTATCTGTTTAGTTCGAATCTTCGATGGCGAAGTCCGGGCAGGAGACCAGCTCGTCTCGTTCGCAACGGGCATCAAGTATTACGTCGGTGAGGTTGGTATCATGTACCCCACAGAGACCTCACAGACCGTTCTGCGAGCTGGCCAAGTCGGTtatatcttcttcaatccCGGTATGAAACGGAGTCAGGAAGCTAAGATTGGCGATACCTACACCAAGGTTGGTTCAGAGAAAGCTGTGGAGCCTCTTCCGGGGTTCGAAGAACCCAAGGCGATGGTTTTCGTAGCCGCGTATCCCGTGGATGCAGACCATTTCGAGCACCTGGAGGATAGCATCAATCAGCTTATGCTCAATGACAGAAGTATCACAGTGCAGAAGGAATCTTCCGAAGCTTTGGGTGCAGGTTTCAGACTTGGATTCTTAGGAACTCTCCACTGTTCCGTCTTTGAGGATCGTTTGCGCCAGGAGCACGGCgccagcatcatcatcacgcCCCCTTCCGTGCCGGTAAAGGTAATGTGGAAAGATGGCCGCGAAGAGATTGTTACTAGCCCCGCTCGCTTCCccgaggaggatgatctGCGATCTAAGGTAGCAGAGATCCATGAGCCTTACGTGCTTGCCACCTTAACTTTCCCCGATGAGTACCTTGGAAAGGTGATCGAACTGTGTGAAGCGAACCGTGGCGTACAGCAAACCCTTGAATACTTTACGTCGACTCAAGTAATTCTCAAGTATGAACTGCCTCTGGCACAACTGGTCGACGATTTCTTCGGAAAGCTTAAAGGATCCACCAAAGGTTACGCTACGCTGGATTACGAGGAGTCTGCTTGGCAGCCGAGCAACATCGTGAAACTGCAACTGTTGGTTAATAAAGCCCCCGTGGATGCTGTCGCGCGAGTCGTCCACTATAGCCAAATAGAACGACTGGGAAGGAAATGGGTGACAAAGTTCAAGCAGCATGTCGACCGACAGCTCTTTGAGGTGGTCATCCAAGCTGCTGTCGGACGCAAAGTCATTGCAAGAGAGACTGTGAAGCCGTATCGGAAAGATGTCCTGGCCAAGCTCCATGCAAGTGATGTCAGTCGACGGAGGAAGCTCCtggagaaacagaaagaaggCCGGAAGAGGCTCAGGGCTGTCGGAAACGTGGTGATTGAACAGAAGGCATTCCAAAACTTCTTGGCGAAATAA